gacaaaaaggactggactgctgctgagtggtccaaagttatgttctctgatgaaagtaaattttgcatttcctttggaaatcaaggtcccagagtctgtagaaagagaggagaggcacagaatccacgttgcttgaagtccagtgtaGTTTCCACAGTGGCGTTTGaggtgccatgtcatctgctggtgttggtccagtgtgttttctgaggtccaGGGTCAACTCAGCTGTCTACCAGGAAgttttagagcacttcatgcttccTGCTGCTAACCAACTTTAAGGAGATGCAGATTTTCCAACAGGACTTggcacctgcacacagtgcCAAAGCTACCATACCTGGTTTAAGGACCATGGTATCCCTGTTCTTAATTGTCCAGCAATCTTGCCTGACCTTAACTCCATAGAAAATCTATGGGGTAGtgtgaagaggaagatgcgATACGCCAGCcccaacaatgcagaagagctgaagacCACTATCAGAGCAACCTGCCACGCCGTATTGCAGTAATTCAGGCAAAAGGAGCCCCAACTAAGTATTGAGTGCTGTACATGCtcatattcaattcaattcagtttgtTTGCCAGACTCGTGTCCAAAAGCTACACAAGACGGaacagaaagacaaacaaaacaaaacaagcagacaaacaagaaaaacaaatacaacAATTAAAATGCATACAGGCATTTCAGCCAATGCACTCTCAGACTGAGTGTGTACCTGGAGCAGCTCACAGATGGATTTGAGAGTGCCACCATGATACTGTTGGTGGACTCATCCAGACGTTGCATGAACTTAAACCTCAAATTTCTTAAAAGTGCTTTCAGTGTGCTTACTCATGCAGATACAAACATCTGACTAGCACTCCCTCCTCTGGGAACCTTGAGTAAAATTCGCACTGCATTATTGTaggtaacttgtaacttctgcATGCTGGATTTTTTTGTAAGAAGACCATAGATGGGCAGTAAATCGTGGTGTGCAGTAAGCTTTGAACAGAGCTACTTTAACTTGACTGGAACAGTAGCTAAACTTACGCGCTATGGTGTTTGCCTGTGCATATAACTTACAACACTGTCTGTATATGTCGTCATTCATATCATCTGTAATAAAATTACCAAGGTATTTAATCTTTTTGCAGACCTCAAGACAATTATTGGCTAATTTGAACACAGGGAAATTAAGCCATTTATCCTGTTTCGTTCTGCATATTAAAACAGCACTTTTGCTGGAATTATATTTTATGTCAAATTCCACACCATAGTCAGAGCATATATTAAGAAGCTCCTGCTGCCCAGCACTACTTGGACTAAGAGTTACAAGGTCATCTGCATACATAAGATGATTCACCAGCATGCCACCAATCATACAGCCAGTGTCTTACTTTTATCATACATTATCTTACATTTTATCATTTATCATTTTGtcatacttttcatgttcatacttttcagttgcccaacatttctaaaaaaccttttttgtattggtcttaAGTAATATTGTAATTTTCTGAAATATtgaatttgggattttcattagttgtcagttataatcatcaaaattaaaagaaataaacatttgaattatatcagtctgtgtgtaatgaatgaatataatatacaagtttcactttttgaatggaattactgacataaatcaactttttgatGATTCTAATTATATGATCAGCACCTGTATATTGATATCATTTGAAGTGATTGTCATCTTGGACTCCTGGAGTACCACTAGAAGGAGACTGCGTACCACCAGTGGTACACGTATCCGTAGGctaccacagtttgagaaccactggcctatATGGTTGTAGCCAAACACAAGCCAGTGTTTGATGAAGCCAGTTGGTTACATCAACCAAATGGTTCTGTCAATCTTGTTTCTAACCCTTAGGCCTATCTGAAACCCAATCATGTAATACAAAGTGTAAAAACACCACAGGTGTAGGCATTGGAAAGAAACAGTTTGTGATGTAAAAAAAACCCTCAGATGTAAACAAGTTTCTTTTATGTTATACAGTTAAAATGTTGGCATAAGTTTATTGGAAATTTGTTTTAcacaaatgaaaaatatataccAGTATATAACATATGGATCAGATGCAACTGGACCCACAGGATATGTTGAAGTGGTGATTTCTTGTCTCATTGGTGTTGACATATTGTTCAGAAAATACTGCAAACATCCTGGTTGCAAAACTCCAAAATATCTAAGGAATATCGTTAGAAAATTGTCagaaagtatttatttatttatttgacaaAATAACAACGATTTGTAACATTTTCCATTAAAGCCTGGGCATTTGTAAAACACACAATATGCACTCTCATTTAAATCAGTTCAAGTTAAGTTCACAATCCTTTCTATCAAGCAACGTTATAGAAATAGTGAAGAACCGTCTAAGACAACttcccacctgtgtgtgtgcagttgaaGACTGCTTCAGCTTGCCTGTAGAACTCCTCTCCAAGGATAGTGTGGTAGTCCATGTGGCTCGTGTGGACCAGGCAGCGGGTGGAGTCTTTGAACAGCAAATCACTCTCGCCGTATTCCTGAGACTCAAACAGTTGAAACTCCGAGTCTGGATGGGCTACCAGGGTTTCCTGAGGAAAGGGAGAGTTTTATTTCATTATTGCATTGCCTTTGCCTTGCTGTTCTTATATTTTCAAAGGGAAACATTATCATTTACGTGTAAAGGTAATGAAATTAAAAGGTGATAGTCTTGATCTTTTGACCACTAAACTGACCTGAGACTTCATGAGAAAGTCATAAATGCGGGTGGTGAGAACAGGTCGGGTCATGACCGTATTGGGTGGCACTGCGCCCAGATTGCAGTTCTGCCAGTCAGAGAGTGGGGCTCTGCCACCCGTCCCACAGAGTAGCTCAAAGTCCCAGACCAGCCAGCCCTCTGCCCAGCCAGTCATGTTCAGCTCtgcccagagacacacactatCCTCAGACACAGCAGGCACACCAGTGTTGGATGAGAGCAGGACGTTAAAGGCAGGGAAGCACAGCTTCCAATTAATTAAATTAGGTTGAACTAGAGatctacagtacatgtgtggTGAAATTGTTAGTGAATAATAAATTAATGTCCACTTCTAATTTCCAAGTGGCTCTGAACAATCTATGTGTGAGCTAGAATTCAACATGGAGATAGAAGAGAGACAACATGAGATCAACAACACAAAGTGTGATGCTTACGCTTGATATTGTTTTCCAAATTGTGATGCTCCAGGAAAGCCACATCTCCGTAACTCTTCCCGCTGGAATCTCCCACAAGGCACCTGCAGTGAGACCAACATCGAACAATGAAGGGGCACTACACCGACTGGCAAAAACGCTATAGAGGAGAAGTCGCAAGAATTTGCTCACCTCAAAGCACCCATATTTCCATAGTAACGTTCATTGTGGTTGTCGGCACAACGTTTAGTAGCTGCCTCCTCTGTTCCTCCCATGCAGACCTTACAGAGGTTATCCCGAGCGCCAGGAAGGCATCCCTTCCAGAAGACCTTAGAGTATACTTATAAAAACACTGTACTTTACAAAAACTAGTATTACAGCGGCTGGTTCATCAACTATTTCTGCTGTGAACGATATGAATGTTTGTTATGAATGAAAACTTGAAACTGTTATGAAGCTAAGTATTTATATTTCCAggtacattttcatattatctGTTATATTATGTAATACATTTAATGTTTTGTATATAAAGCAGGATTTGTATTGCACAGACTCCCACACAGAGCATTCCACAATAACAacatctacagtaggcctacacacaaagtttgtttgtaaaaaGCACAGCTTCAAACAGATACCTTGGTTAGGGTTGCTACAGCtggagctgctgttgtgttcGTGGCTGAGGGGGTGTTTTACGGGGAGCAGCCAGCCTGCAGGGCTGTACATGTGGCCGTGGCACGAGCGCCGCCCCCCCAGGTTCCCCAGAAACACATTCTTGCTGGAGCGCCGCACCAGGGCCACAGCCCACACGGGGGGCATGTCTGCAGGGACACAAACCTGTTCAGTCAGGCTCACTGTGGGCTGCTCAACATTAGCATTCCAACATAGTCATCTTAAACTACCGTAACGCTAAATGATTTGCAAAGTCAACACTCAAAACAAAAATTTGGGGAAATAGTTCCATGACCCACCCTCAGTCTCAAAATGAGTTGATCCCTCAGGTGGTTCACACTTCTCTCCTTAAATGTATAAATATGTGCACAAACAGTTAACATTGTACAAATGTACAGAAACACCCATGCTaacacagagaaaaacacaccAGCCATTTTAGAAAGGAAAGTATGCTGACACACAACTATTCATGGATGTCATATTCCGATGGGTTACCATAGTACTCTGTCACCACAGGAACAAGACCACACCTCCCAGCAATGAAGGTGTGAGTTGCATCCAGTGAAACAGCATCCACTTCATCTCTCTGTGGACACACCAGAAAACAACTGTTCACATCAGAGGTGACACAATTTGCAAGTTTGTTAGAAcagaaacatacatacatagaggTGTCAATTGAAACCTTACCTGTACAGAGATATATTACATATAAAGAAGAGATACTTAAGGACATATAACAGGAAGATATTTGGTCCCTCTGATTTTCGGCTTCTGTTCCAAGAATCATAGAAGTTCTACAGTAGATGGGACTGATGGGGCTTTTTCAGcatgccccccctccccacacatacacacacaccaccacattcCCTCAATGAAACCCCTTCACCTTAAGTAATACTGGTGTCACAGTGAGAACTGGGGTTGAATTTTGGACAGTAGATCTTACTACACCTTGATCTTTTCGATGCAGTCGCTCATGGAGGCCGCcttcacacacaccagagggtCCGACTTGATGCTCAGGGCCCAGCGCTCGCACTTCTTCTGCTCCGCATGGCTGATGCAGCACCAGCGCACCACACTGTCCTCAAGAGAACTACctgcacatacaaacaaataccAGCGCACCACACTGTCCTCAAGAGAACTACCTGTACATCAAGAGAACTATGTAAAGTGATTATTGCGTACTTGAGAGCATAGAGCACCGGAGTGAAATTCCTTGTTTGTATATGCAAATCTGGCCAAAAATAGCTGATTCTGACTGAGAATGAGATAACATGACAGTAGCcggaaaagttgtgggtttgaTTCCTGGCTGCCAcctttgtgcccttgagcaagacacttaaggcccgagttgctctggggagactggcccttgtaatacCTGACACATGTAAgccgctttggataaaagcatcagccaaaCACATAAGTAAGAACCTTCGTGTCCCAGGCCTTTCAGGAGGGCAACGTAGTCCAGGCCCAGCACCTGACTGATGTCCATGTCGTCAGGGAGGATGGCCAGCTTCTCAGTCACATCCTTGAAAAGCAGGTCACTGGAGCCAAATGGCTTTGAGTCAAACAGCTGGAACCGCTGCCTCTCCCTTCCTCGCAAGCCAAACGCCATCTTACATATTCAAATACAAAGGTAATACTTACATATTATAATCCATGAACTggtgccatttttttttcagacaaAAGAACACATTACTACACAGACTACATATTATACTAAAAGCTCTGTATTATGATGTCAGATGCAGACGAATGTGTTAAGCAAAGTGTACAGATTTGGAAtcactgtaaaatgtaaataatacaTGATCTCGATCAATCTGTTTTAAAACATATCATAGATTTATTCTATCTGCATTTCAACCTACAAACTGTACAGCAAgcattgaaacacacacaccactgatgcTGTGAGGAATTTGCGGGCGATCTTGCGGTAATTCACACGTGTGACAACTCCACCTCCAGGACCCCTGCCCAGGTTACACCTTCTGAAGTCACTAAGAGGAGCAGTTGAGCCGTCTGTACAGAGCAACTtgtactcctctctctcactttctgagCAGTGAAACAGACCAAAGTGGACATGATGAATGAGAGAGAACAAACAATTGCATGCAGAGAGGCAAATGTTTAAATACAAATACTTATCATAAATGTCTTCAAAATATATGAACATATTAGAATATATGAAAGGGAAATatagtaataataaatatataaatggcTTAGAATGTCCATgcactttattttgttattgacatAGGCAGAACTGTACAGTGTTCTGAATTGTTTGCAAAAGTAAACTATTTTTACTTACATTTTATTAACATGATTGTGTCTTCATTAATTTTAGAAATACTGATATTATAGACTTAAATTGCAATATATCGCCTTTCACACAGTATCAAAATATATTGCAATAAATTGAATTGTAACCCATATATCGCGATATGTATCACCAAATTCTTGCCAATACACAGCCCTAGTATTCTATTCTTTTACATTACACTATCTTGTGTACAGTTCTGCCTATgtcaataacaaaaaaaagtgcATGCATGTAAaccataaataataataataaaaaacaatacTATGTTTTTGAAAATTTTATCGATTTTTTTCTTACACCCCTAGAGGATACTAACCTTCAATAGTGTTCAGGGCAGTGTGGTCCACAAAAGCCACCTCTCCTGCTCCTGTCTTTAAACATCTGAGAGGAggaaacacatgaagttgtacaCTAAACACAGTGTATACCAATTATTCAGTATATACCTTGATATAATCCTCATAACATGGAGACTCTACAAAAGATTTCAACATCATATTAGATTTCTGTGTGAAGGTGAATATGCAAGTATATGGGATATTCTATATATGTAAGAAATGGTTCTAGACCTAACCTGAGTGCCCCTTGGTTGTTATAGAAGGGCTCACTGTGAGACGTTTCACAGTGAAAGTTGCGATGGCGGACGTATGACCTCTGACCTTGGCAGAGGCCACACAGCTTGGGTGTTAGGGAGGCCGCCCCTGGCACACAGCTGCCGCTGAAGAAGTTGCTCACCGCTGGCAACACACAAAGGCCAAAGACATGCAGGTTTCAGAGTGTGTTTCCAATCACATTAACCCTCATCAGGCATGTAGAGGACACTGCAGCTGCATCCAGTCACTGCTTACAAACTCTACACTAAAACTACATGCGTCCCAGCAGACTGATGCTTGAGTTTGTGTTTGCTGTATTTACGCagagtggtgtgtttgtgtgtgtgtgtgcatgtgtgtgtgttaccgtgGCTGAATGGCTGGTCCTCGGCCCAGGGCAGCAGGTTGCGGGACATCAGATGTCCCAACGGGAGGCTCCAGCCGGCAGTCCAGCGAGCCCCGCTGTGGCAGCTCCTGCGGCCCTGCAGAGACCGCATGTCCAAGCCCTCGCTGCTATTCTTCACTACAGCCACCGCAAGGATACAGCCACCTTTCgtccgcacagacacacaatcacagcaTAGCATGGATGAGGGACTTGAGACAAGTACAAGCACAGTTGAAACAAGGCAGTGCAGTTAGCTACATCATGCCGAAAAAACAACTGCAGATCTacaaggaagggagagaaaaaagaccCAGAAAGAAATTGAGTATCAGATTTCTTAATACTCTCTTGTTAGATTGaaattttgttaaaaaaatgtcatgataaacaaacaagcaccaTCACTGTAGATTTCTTTGGCTACGGCAATGAGGCCGAACTGCTTAACAGCAGTGTAGACTTCCCCTGCATCCAATGTCACCAGGTCGGCACGGTTCGCCTAGAGGAAACCAGGAAGATTTGTAATCATAATTTAACAGGTCAGTGAACTTCCCTCAGAGGAAAccattcagacagacagagacagaaaattAGATGCTGCCAGACAGATGTGTGGAAGACTGTTCCAAGATGGTCTGTACTTATTTGTCTGTTATCTGTGTCTCTCTTGCAGTGATGTACGTGTTGATTGAAAGCAGCTGTGAGCGGTACCGATGCCTTAGATAACTTCCCCCCAGTAaatttacatgtacatttagtcatttagctgaggtttttatccaaagcgacaaaGGAACCATCAAGGCACAGTGCAACAAGAACATATTAGTGCAGTGAAGTAGTGAAGTACTCGCAGAGAATCGGGTGACAGTTCTAGTTGAATTAAGTTAAGGGAAGCAGAAGAGGGATAGTCTTCTTGGGAACTAATTAAGCACTAGATTAAGCAATAAGCATGTCCACTTGTTAGTAGTGCTAAGAGAGGAGGTACTCTcggaagagctgggtcttcataagttttttgaagatagagagggacgACCTTGCTCTGGTAGGAACTGGTAACGTGTTCCACCAACGGGGTggtgagaaaagtttggattgcctTGAGTGTACAGGTGTCAGAGCCAGATGTCAATTGGTTGGGAAGTTGATCAGATCTGATCTgactgggtgggtgggggtacAAAAAAGGAAGGACAAGGAGACGGATGTTGACAGACAAACGGGCAGATGCAGAGAGATGGTACTTTGCAGTGTGCACACATTTtgtgagaggagggaggagggagtcTGACCCTGATTTTGTCAATGCAGTCAGCTGTACTGGAAGCCTTCACACAGGACAGCCTGGCGAAGGCAGCCACGGCCGCTGGAGGAAGGACTGCCACCAGGGCCTTGGACAGCTCCGCACACTTCCTCTGCTCGATCTCGGACACTGTGCACCACCTCATCTTCTTACCTACAATAACAAACATTTGAATGGATTCAAGCTTATCTACAGTATTCATAGAAATTCACCCTCAGGTTGCACACTCAACATATTTACGTGTAGAATAGGCtacctgtgagtgagtgaatgagaaatGCATTACTTCTAAGAGTAGCCTATAGAAATCCCTAATGTACTCCTGTAGACCAAAGAGATTTGCAGAAGGAAGTAGTCTAGGGGGTTCATATACTTCACCAACCGTATAAACGACACGTGagcaggctcggactggtaatctgtaggcctacaactggGCTAactgtgttacgatcgcgcccccctgccccacccctcaagtggatttgtccaagcagccgcttggtttgtggggaaatatagcctacgagtccatgcatggtagcctaggctatataagtgccctccgctggctggtgttcacgtcatcgcagtttaaccgtaaacagcaatcagaggtgtctaattttattccataaatatattgtttttatagacgtaagttgcacgcgctacgaagagcttccatttactgcaccatgtaggctactgtagtgcggtttgtctgtcaacataaaaaaaactccgggtacctacaattttcgcacaacttggtggaaaagtgtagcacaggttaaagaaaacctattcatgtttggactcaaaaggaacttcaaagtatttcccatatagtagccttttagctcacaacgacagtgaaagtggaacttggaaagtggaagtctctccaccgagtgttacattagatgcacgtaaaaagtatcaactagtaacgaaggtagcctaattttgcaaaatgagatgacggcacacaaacttgggcaaaaacgtttagtatacacttgtggtgatagcctacagttaatgtgaatctgactataaccaatgtagaagatttgcaccaaataggcctaactgtggttgtgtttctaccaggggcgtcactagaccttattcactggggcacgtgccttagtaaaagtctccagtgccccagtaaaattctaGCGTGGCTCTAGCTGGAAACGGCATTCATGAGCGCATCTCCGTGCCTGCTTTAATCATGGCTCGAGCCGGTCActaccagccaataaaaaaaaacaaggaataaagaaaggggccataatagccaatcaggaaatagcacctATGTAGCTGGCtaagattgaacgcaacaaccaatgaaaatcgttcacatgattcttccgagtgttttgttgtactgcacacacatacactgtggaATCCGCTGGAGCTTGTTACATCAATTTGAGCATagagtaagtcgtcccctgtttaatgttacaacaaattcacaacttgtttgacagaaaaaatgacaagttgatcgctgttagagaGTGTTACCCACCTAActagcatctgtttttcaatgcttagcgttattgtagcctaaatttagcaacagtttaccagcttgtgctctctccctcacacacacactcacaccatgcgtaggttgcatgcacacatgcggacaattaataaggatttatacgtatactgtagagagagtcctttaaaagtagcctatactgtttgtgaagctgtcctactgtaaaactaaacatagccttctgataaactattcagagatggacatcagaaaattcttcctgaacagaggcagagggagaggaacagtgaggaggatgagggaggtatgataattttgcccacattaacggtaacattaaGATTTATGCTGCTAAtagccagtgctgtgatttgatcaatggtttaatggcaaacttaaataagtttgctgcatttgcaaatgtagcctataataatatacacagaatcagagtagccatctgtgtagattattataggctacatttgcaaattatcaccaaaagtcagtatgaaggaggctttagtaggctatttaagatacaaagaactgcagtattgccaggATGTCTATAGGAGGGAAGTATATCTTGGGAtgggagggaagtatatctcaattttgactaaaaataagcttcccttgtgttagtaggaaagcctattaaattcatgcagtgagtataggcctacttatgcctatgtgtttggatgttgctggatagtggctgctacaacaattgagggagagagtgctggaggaggagaaggaggaggagaagaaggtcgaagagaggggagaaagagcacaggctgggcagtccaataccaggcaggaggaggaggagagagacaggcaagaaaCGGATGAGGACATACTAGGGGCTAGACGTAAAACTATTCAGAGTATGGAGGAGGATGTCTGTGACCTAGGGGAGATATGTGATGGTCCAAATCAGGctagccatttatttcatattgcgcgcacagttattattattttttttttagtgtattgggagttgggggcctgtgccccagcaaagctctaggtctagaatcgcccctggtttttacaacatgttggcacaaatcgtaatttctgtcaactatgacgaatatggatttggaattctaaatgcagtttattatgctcaatgcagctcattgcacttctaatggagggtgatgtggtacaacataatgacagagctaggcttaaggctacagtagaatgcaataggtgcagtgatggctcatgatgcaatacaaggaacaatcatagccagaattttgtttaaagaagacaaagggtcaaagtctggtcaattgtgatataaatgctgtaactttaggcttaggcctactcattaaaatcaacagagagcccactacctgtatattgtaacccaaaacttaaagacatgtaaaggctacacagtgcagctactggccattttggtgccctaactggtgaaatacagtattaacctaagtatgtcatcatatggccaactataaagatgtaatctgcctgttcccagggatgggtagtatttctgaaacatgtaatatgtgtttcaaattctaaatagtattttgtcctttgtattttattgggttgaaggaaatggctctgtattttgtatcaaaatactttattggtgtgtatttcgGTCCAGTAGTGgaccggtccaggagaaaatggCCAGGGctgaattttgttcccagtccgaccctgcacGTGAGTTTATAATCGGGTACATTGATCGTCAGCGAAATTACAATGATCTACATTGGACAGTAAGTAATACGAGATGTGTACAGAAAGGATCTTAAACAGGTTTTTATTCGATTATTTCAAACCATGTAACGTTATGCAGAAGTTACGATTTGTAGCAT
Above is a genomic segment from Alosa sapidissima isolate fAloSap1 chromosome 4, fAloSap1.pri, whole genome shotgun sequence containing:
- the zgc:172271 gene encoding saxiphilin isoform X1, producing MKAACVIVIIVICASQTSGKKMRWCTVSEIEQRKCAELSKALVAVLPPAAVAAFARLSCVKASSTADCIDKIRANRADLVTLDAGEVYTAVKQFGLIAVAKEIYSDGGCILAVAVVKNSSEGLDMRSLQGRRSCHSGARWTAGWSLPLGHLMSRNLLPWAEDQPFSHAVSNFFSGSCVPGAASLTPKLCGLCQGQRSYVRHRNFHCETSHSEPFYNNQGALRCLKTGAGEVAFVDHTALNTIEESEREEYKLLCTDGSTAPLSDFRRCNLGRGPGGGVVTRVNYRKIARKFLTASVMAFGLRGRERQRFQLFDSKPFGSSDLLFKDVTEKLAILPDDMDISQVLGLDYVALLKGLGHEGSSLEDSVVRWCCISHAEQKKCERWALSIKSDPLVCVKAASMSDCIEKIKRDEVDAVSLDATHTFIAGRCGLVPVVTEYYGEKCEPPEGSTHFETEDMPPVWAVALVRRSSKNVFLGNLGGRRSCHGHMYSPAGWLLPVKHPLSHEHNSSSSCSNPNQVYSKVFWKGCLPGARDNLCKVCMGGTEEAATKRCADNHNERYYGNMGALRCLVGDSSGKSYGDVAFLEHHNLENNIKQLNMTGWAEGWLVWDFELLCGTGGRAPLSDWQNCNLGAVPPNTVMTRPVLTTRIYDFLMKSQETLVAHPDSEFQLFESQEYGESDLLFKDSTRCLVHTSHMDYHTILGEEFYRQAEAVFNCTHTDILEFCNQDVCSIF
- the zgc:172271 gene encoding serotransferrin-A isoform X2; the protein is MRSLQGRRSCHSGARWTAGWSLPLGHLMSRNLLPWAEDQPFSHAVSNFFSGSCVPGAASLTPKLCGLCQGQRSYVRHRNFHCETSHSEPFYNNQGALRCLKTGAGEVAFVDHTALNTIEESEREEYKLLCTDGSTAPLSDFRRCNLGRGPGGGVVTRVNYRKIARKFLTASVMAFGLRGRERQRFQLFDSKPFGSSDLLFKDVTEKLAILPDDMDISQVLGLDYVALLKGLGHEGSSLEDSVVRWCCISHAEQKKCERWALSIKSDPLVCVKAASMSDCIEKIKRDEVDAVSLDATHTFIAGRCGLVPVVTEYYGEKCEPPEGSTHFETEDMPPVWAVALVRRSSKNVFLGNLGGRRSCHGHMYSPAGWLLPVKHPLSHEHNSSSSCSNPNQVYSKVFWKGCLPGARDNLCKVCMGGTEEAATKRCADNHNERYYGNMGALRCLVGDSSGKSYGDVAFLEHHNLENNIKQLNMTGWAEGWLVWDFELLCGTGGRAPLSDWQNCNLGAVPPNTVMTRPVLTTRIYDFLMKSQETLVAHPDSEFQLFESQEYGESDLLFKDSTRCLVHTSHMDYHTILGEEFYRQAEAVFNCTHTDILEFCNQDVCSIF
- the zgc:172271 gene encoding saxiphilin isoform X3, producing the protein MKAACVIVIIVICASQTSGKKMRWCTVSEIEQRKCAELSKALVAVLPPAAVAAFARLSCVKASSTADCIDKIRANRADLVTLDAGEVYTAVKQFGLIAVAKEIYSDGGCILAVAVVKNSSEGLDMRSLQGRRSCHSGARWTAGWSLPLGHLMSRNLLPWAEDQPFSHAVSNFFSGSCVPGAASLTPKLCGLCQGQRSYVRHRNFHCETSHSEPFYNNQGALRCLKTGAGEVAFVDHTALNTIEESEREEYKLLCTDGSTAPLSDFRRCNLGRGPGGGVVTRVNYRKIARKFLTASVMAFGLRGRERQRFQLFDSKPFGSSDLLFKDVTEKLAILPDDMDISQVLGLDYVALLKGLGHEGSSLEDSVVRWCCISHAEQKKCERWALSIKSDPLVCVKAASMSDCIEKIKRDEVDAVSLDATHTFIAGRCGLVPVVTEYYGEKCEPPEGSTHFETEDMPPVWAVALVRRSSKNVFLGNLGGRRSCHGHMYSPAGWLLPVKHPLSHEHNSSSSCSNPNQVYSKVFWKGCLPGARDNLCKVCMGGTEEAATKRCADNHNERYYGNMGALRCLVGDSSGKSYGDVAFLEHHNLENNIKLCVSGQS